The following is a genomic window from Opitutus sp. GAS368.
CTTCAACTCCGCGATCGCCGCACCGAACACGCACGGCAGCAGCGCGCCGACTACGCGGTGCCCGGCGATGACCGTGCCGTGCAGCTGCCGGGCGATCTCGCCCGAGGGGTTGACCGACTCGCCGCCGAACGGCTCGAACCCGGTGAGGAGGACGGTTTTCGATTTCTTAGCCACGGATTACACGGATGGCTACGGATGGGAAAACAAGCAACTCCGGTCTGTCATCCTGAGCGCAGCGAAGGATCCAGCCTGATGCTCGAAGGCGGTCATCCTGATGGATTCTTCGCCCGGCTCAGAATGACAATCATAGGCCAATCCATCCGTGTAATCCGTGGCGCAAATCAAAATCGATACACACACAGATACATGATGACCACATTGGCGCTGAGGATGCTGAGCGCAATCGGCGCCTGCGCCTTGATGACCGCGTTCTTGTCCTTCAACTCCAGCAGCATGGCCGGCACGAGGTTGAAGTTGGCCGCCATCGGCGTGAGCAACGTCCCGCAGTAGCCTGAGAGCATGCCGATGGCCGCCATGATGGCCGGGTTGCCATGGTGCAGCTGCACGATGAAAGGCAGCCCGATCCCGAGCGTGATGACGGGAAACGCCGCGAAAGCGTTGCCCATGCAGATCGTGAACAGCGCCATGCCCGCGCAATACGCCACCACCGCGACGAACGGGAACTGCGTCGGCAGCGCGTGCGCGGCAAGGTCGGCCACGACCGGACCCACCCCGGCCTTGGAGAAGATGCCACCCAGCGCCGCGAGCATCTGCGGCAGGATCAACGCCCAACCGATGGTCTGCACGAGCCGGCCGCCCTCCCCGACCGGCACCTCCACCCGGGCGCCGGTCAACCGGAGCGCCATGCCCGCGGCCACCACCGCCCCGAGACAGACCGACGTTACCGTCGTATTGGTGGAATCCAGCAGCCACCAATCGTCCCAATGGAGCTTGCTCAGCAAAAGTGTGCCCACCACCGCCGTGCCCGGAATCAACAGGGCGGGCCGAAAGATCCGGTTCCCCAGCCGGTCGGCCGAGGCGGTGCGCTCCGCGAGCGAGGTGCCGGCTTTTTCCGCGAAACCCATCTGCTTGGTGGCCGCCAGACCCACCATCGCGAGCATCATGTAGCCGACCGCCGTGGAGGGCAGTGATTTTCCCACCAGAAAGGTGACGGCTAGCAGACCCCAGAAGAGGGCCGACCCCCAGCGCTTCGGATGGGTGCGGTCGGCCGCGATCTGTGCCGCCACGATCAGCAGAAACAGGCCCGCGATCACATAAAAGACTTCCAGGTTCAGGAGCTTCACGGCGCCGGTTCCTTTTTCGCTTCGGCGGCGTCGCGCGCGATGCGCTTGTCGAGCACCCGGGCCCGCCAGACCAGACAGCCGAACGCCACGAGCGCCGTGGGGATGCCCCACAGCGAGAGCGCCCAGAGTCCCACGTCATAGCCTTGGGCCTGCAGCGTTCCCTGGATGAGCAGCACCGCGCCCACGGCGAAGACCGTGTCCTCGCCGAAGAAATTCCCGATGTTCTCCGCCGCGGCGGCGTGCGCGCGGATCGCCTCGCTGGTCTTCTCCGGCAGGTCGCCGTGTCGGGCCCGCGCGGCGCCCTCCGCCATCGGGGAAACCAGCGGCCGCACCATCGGGGCGTGCCCGCCGATGTTCACTCCAAACGCGATCGAGATCTGCCGCACCGCCGTGTAGAAGATCAGCACGCGGCCGGCCGTCGCCGCCCGGGAGCGCCGGATGATCGTCTCCGCCCGCTCCCGCAGGCCGTAACGTTCCAGCAGGCCGACGACCGGCAGCATGAGCACGACCGTCAGGGTCATATAGCGGTTTTCCACAAAATACTTTCCGAACAATTCCATGATCTCGTTGAAGGACATCCCCGCCACCAACCCGGTCGCAATGCCCGCCACCATCACCACCAGCAGCGTGTTGAACCGCAGGGCGAACCCGAGTGCCACCACGAGAATGCCGATGAGCTTGATCATGCGCCGCAGGCCTTGATTTCAATGCCGGCGGTGGCCAGCTCCCGCCGCAGCCGCCGGGCGAACTCCACCGGATGCGCCCCGTCGCCGTGCAGGCAGACCGTGTCGGCCGTGATGGCCACGTCGGTGCCGTCGGTCGCGCGCACCTTGCCTTCGCGCACCATCCGCAACACCTGCGCCACGGCCGCGTCCTCGTCCGTGATCAGCGCGTTCGCCTGCGTGCGCGGCGTGAGCGAGCCATCGGCCTGGTAGGTGCGGTCGGCAAAGACCTCGCTCGCCACCGGCAGTCCGCAGGCCTCGGCCACCGCGATGAGCTGGCTGCCGGCCAACCCGAACAGGATCAGCCGCGGATCGACCTCATAGACCGCATCCACCACGGCCCGGGCCAGCGCCGCTTCGCGCGCCGCCATGTTGTAGAGCGCTCCGTGCGCCTTGACGTGGACCAGCCGCGCGCCGGCCCCACGGGCGATCAGCTGCAACTGCAGGACTTGGTCATGAACCAATCCGTGCACCCCGGCGGGCGTCACGACCAGCTCGCGCCGGCCGAAATTCGTGCGGTCGGCAAACCCCGGGTGCGCGCCGATGGCGACGCCGTGTTTTTTCGCCCGCGCCACCGTCGCCCGCATCGTCGCCTCGTCGCCGGCGTGCGCCCCGCACGCGATGTTGGCCGAGGTGATGAGCGGCATCAGCTCCGCGTCGTGGCCGGCGCCCTCCCCGAGATCGCAGTTGAGGTCGACGCGCGGCATGGTTCAGCCCGTCAGCCGGGCCAGGCCCATGCGCACCCGCGCCAGATCGCGTTCGCGCGCGAGATAGATGTCATGCGCCGCCGCCAGCGTGGTTTCCTCAAAGCGCACCTTGTCCCCGGGGCGCATCTGCGTGAAGCGCCCGAGATCGGCCGTCACCACCGCCGCCAGCCGCGGATAACCCCCGATCGATTGCCGGCTCGGCAGCAGCACGATGGGCTGGCCGGCGGGCGGCACCTGCACGGTGCCGGCGTTGACTGACGACGAGATCATTTCCCGCGGGGTCAGCAGCGGCAGCTCCGGTCCGCTCAACCGCACGCCCATCCGGTCGGCCTCCTTGGTGACCGTCCACTCGGCCGCAAAAAAAGCGCGCTGTGCCTCCTTGGCAAACCAGTCGCACTCGGGCCCGCGCAGCGCGCGCACGACGCCGGGCCGCGCCGGCTTGCCCATCGTCTCGGGCCGCACGGTCCAGGTTACCGCCCGTTTTTGCCCGGCCGTCAGCGACGCCAGGATTTGTTGCGCCCACGGTGTCGGCGCGAAAAGCTTCAAGACGTCGCCCGCGACCAGCGGCCGCCCCTGGTGTCCGCCGATGCCGGCGCGCCGGTAGGTCGTGCGGCTGCCCATGACCAGCGGCACGTCGATCCCGCCCGCGATGGCCAGCCACGCCCGCAGGCCGCTCCGGGCCAGTCCGAAGCTCACCACCTCGCCCGCCGCGAGGCGCACCGCGCGGTCCCGCGGCAGCGGCTGGCCGCTCACGCGGGCATCGAAATCCGCCCCGCCCCACGCGATCAGCGTGTCCTGGTCGAACACGAGGTCCGCGCCGGTCTGCGCCATTTCCAGCAAGGCGGCGTTGTCGTCGTTGCCGGCGCAGAGATTGGCCGCCCGCGCGGCAAACGTGTCGAGCGCGCCGCCCACCACGACGCCGTATTGCTGGTAGCCGGGCCGGCCGAGGTCCTGCACCGTGGTCAGCAGGCCGGGTTTGCGGATGCGCATCATGACCGCGCCTCCTGCCGGGCGAATTCCTCCGGCGTGATGGCGCGGAACTTCACGTGATCGCCCGCCGCGAGCAGCACGGGCGGGGTCTGCTCCGGCCGGAAAATCCGGAGCGGCGTGCGGCCGATCAGGTTCCAGCCGCCGGGCGTCGCGAGCGGATAGATGCCGGTCTGTTCGCCGCCGATGCCGACCGAGCCGGGCGGCACCGTCATCCGCGGCTTCGCGTGCCGGGGCGTGTGCAGTTCCTTCGGCAGGCCGCCGAGGTAGGGAAAGCCCGGCGCGAAGCCGATGAGGTGCACGAGATAGTCCGCCTTGGCGTGGCGCTTGATGACTTCCTCCGGCGACAATTTCGCCTGGGCCGCCACCCGCGCGAGGTCGGGTCCGAACTCGCCGCCATAGCAGACGGGGATTTCCACGACGCGCGGTTTCGTCTTCTCCGTCTTCGGCGGATTCTTCAGCCGCCCGCGCACCTGCGCCCCGAGCCAGTCGGCGATGCCCTGCGCGGGCGCGCCCGCCTGCACCGCGGCCCACGGGTCGTAGAAGAGCGTGACCGTGGTGTAGGCCGGCACGAGTTCGCTGACCGCCGGCAGGGGCGCCGCCGCCAGCGCCCGCCACGCCGCCTGCACGCGCCGGTGCGTGGACTCGTCGATGACGGTCCCCACTTCGAGCACCAGGGCGTTGTCGCCGAGTGGCGTGATCTGCATGGCTACTTGCCTAATTGCTGGCGGATGATTGGCAGCCAAAATCTCGCGGGATCTATCTGTTGGCGCCCGCCTTTGGTAGGCCGGGGTTTATCCCCGGCAGCTTGCGTGATGCCGTCGGACATAAAGAATCCCCGGGGCATTTGATCAAACCCACCATGCCCGTTTCCTTTCATTTTTGTAGGAGCCTGCTTGCAGGCGATTCTACGGTTGGTCCGTGGGCGGGACGGGGGCGGGCGTTCCGAATCGCCTGCAAGCAGGCTCCTACATTCCGATCAAGCTGGAGCCAAGCTCCGGGGTATGGGACCTACGGGGAATAAAGCCCGACCTGCACCAAGACCGTGGGCAAAATCTCGCAACTAATCGCCCCGCCCCGTCCGCCTCATAGATTTTAGTTAGGGTTGCGGTTGTCCGGGGAATGCTAGAGTGAACCCCTGCCCATGTCCCTCCGCTCCCCTGCCTGCGCCGCCGTGCTGACCCTGCTCCTGCTGGGCGGCTGCCGCGACCGTGAGATCACGGCCTACCGCGCACCGAAGGATCCCGTGGCGACCGTGCCCCCGTCCACCGCCGGCTCGGCCAACACCAACGACTTGCCCCGCGGCCATCCGTCGGTCGGCGTGCCCTCCGAAGCCTTGGCGAAGGAGGGCGACACCATGGCGGCCACCACCGTGCCCACCGGCGGCGACAGCCTCGTCTGGACCGCTCCCGCGGCCTGGACCGTCAAGGCGAACGGCCCGATGCGCAAGGGCAGCTATGCGGTCAAGGGCAACGGCACGGAGGCCGATCTTTCCATCACCGCCTTCCCCGGCGACACCGGCGGCCTGCTCGCCAACCTCAACCGCTGGCGCGGCCAGGTTTCCCTGCCGCCCCTGGCCGAGGCCCAACTGGGCGCCAGCGTTGAACATCTCGATCTCGGCACCCTCCATGCCGACGTCGTGGACTTCGCCGGCTCCGCCAACGGCGCCCCCACCCGCCTGGTCGGCGCCGTCGTCCCGCTCAACGGCGAGACCTGGTTCTTCAAGCTGCTGGGCCCCGACGCGCTCGTGGCGCAGGAAAAACCCGCGTTCCTCGAGTTCCTCCGCACCGTGCGCCCGCGCTGAGCATGAGCCCCGTCGTCAGGCAATTCCGCGACTTCTTCGTCTCGCTCAAGCTGACGGTCGTGCTGCTCGCGCTGTCGATCGTGCTGATCTTCTGGGCGACGCTCGCGCAGGTGCAGCTCGGCATCTGGGGCGTGCAGGAGAAATTCTTCCACGCCTTCTTCGTGCTGGAGAAGATCCCCGGCACCGGCATCCCCGTGCCGGTCTTCCCCGGCGGCTATTTCCTCGGCGGCCTGCTGCTCATCAACCTCGTCGCCGCGCATATCTACCGCTTCCGGCTCGAATGGAAAAAGGCCGGCATCCAGCTCACGCACCTCGGGCTCATCCTCCTCTTGCTCGGCGAGCTGTTCACCAGCCTCCTGCAGGTCGAGAGCAACATGCGCCTCGATGAGGGTGAGACCAGGCATTACTCCGAAAGCTACCGGACCAACGAGCTCGCCATCCTTGACACGACCAGCCCGGACTACAACGAGGTCGTCGCCATCCCCGAGGCCGTGCTCTCCGACGGCGGCGCCATCCAGCACCCGAAGCTGCCGTTCCAGGTCCGCATCCGCGACTACTACCCCAACGCCGCCCTGCAGATGCGCGACCAGGTGCCCAATGCCGCGCCGGCCCTCGCCACCGCCGGCATCGGCCCGCGCATCGCCGTCATTCCGCTGCCGTTGACCTACAAGCAGGACGAGCGCAACGCGCCCGCGGCCAACATCGAGTTCGTCGGCCCCGAGGGCACGCTCGGCACCTGGCTCGTGTCGCCGTTGCTCGGCATGCCGCAGAAGTTCGACTACGCCGGCCGCACCTGGGAGTTCTCCCTCCGCTTCAAGCGCTACTACCACCCGTTCGCCGTCACGCTGCTCAAGTTCACCCACGAGGTCTACGCCGGCACCGAGATCCCGAAGAATTTCTCCAGCCGCATCCGCCTCCAGACCGACGACGCCCGCCAGGACCGCGAGGTGCTCATCTACATGAACAACCCGCTGCGGCACGCCGGCCTGACCTTCTACCAGGCG
Proteins encoded in this region:
- a CDS encoding DUF979 domain-containing protein, with translation MKLLNLEVFYVIAGLFLLIVAAQIAADRTHPKRWGSALFWGLLAVTFLVGKSLPSTAVGYMMLAMVGLAATKQMGFAEKAGTSLAERTASADRLGNRIFRPALLIPGTAVVGTLLLSKLHWDDWWLLDSTNTTVTSVCLGAVVAAGMALRLTGARVEVPVGEGGRLVQTIGWALILPQMLAALGGIFSKAGVGPVVADLAAHALPTQFPFVAVVAYCAGMALFTICMGNAFAAFPVITLGIGLPFIVQLHHGNPAIMAAIGMLSGYCGTLLTPMAANFNLVPAMLLELKDKNAVIKAQAPIALSILSANVVIMYLCVYRF
- a CDS encoding DUF969 domain-containing protein, encoding MIKLIGILVVALGFALRFNTLLVVMVAGIATGLVAGMSFNEIMELFGKYFVENRYMTLTVVLMLPVVGLLERYGLRERAETIIRRSRAATAGRVLIFYTAVRQISIAFGVNIGGHAPMVRPLVSPMAEGAARARHGDLPEKTSEAIRAHAAAAENIGNFFGEDTVFAVGAVLLIQGTLQAQGYDVGLWALSLWGIPTALVAFGCLVWRARVLDKRIARDAAEAKKEPAP
- a CDS encoding 5-oxoprolinase subunit PxpA; protein product: MPRVDLNCDLGEGAGHDAELMPLITSANIACGAHAGDEATMRATVARAKKHGVAIGAHPGFADRTNFGRRELVVTPAGVHGLVHDQVLQLQLIARGAGARLVHVKAHGALYNMAAREAALARAVVDAVYEVDPRLILFGLAGSQLIAVAEACGLPVASEVFADRTYQADGSLTPRTQANALITDEDAAVAQVLRMVREGKVRATDGTDVAITADTVCLHGDGAHPVEFARRLRRELATAGIEIKACGA
- a CDS encoding biotin-dependent carboxyltransferase family protein, with the translated sequence MMRIRKPGLLTTVQDLGRPGYQQYGVVVGGALDTFAARAANLCAGNDDNAALLEMAQTGADLVFDQDTLIAWGGADFDARVSGQPLPRDRAVRLAAGEVVSFGLARSGLRAWLAIAGGIDVPLVMGSRTTYRRAGIGGHQGRPLVAGDVLKLFAPTPWAQQILASLTAGQKRAVTWTVRPETMGKPARPGVVRALRGPECDWFAKEAQRAFFAAEWTVTKEADRMGVRLSGPELPLLTPREMISSSVNAGTVQVPPAGQPIVLLPSRQSIGGYPRLAAVVTADLGRFTQMRPGDKVRFEETTLAAAHDIYLARERDLARVRMGLARLTG
- the pxpB gene encoding 5-oxoprolinase subunit PxpB gives rise to the protein MQITPLGDNALVLEVGTVIDESTHRRVQAAWRALAAAPLPAVSELVPAYTTVTLFYDPWAAVQAGAPAQGIADWLGAQVRGRLKNPPKTEKTKPRVVEIPVCYGGEFGPDLARVAAQAKLSPEEVIKRHAKADYLVHLIGFAPGFPYLGGLPKELHTPRHAKPRMTVPPGSVGIGGEQTGIYPLATPGGWNLIGRTPLRIFRPEQTPPVLLAAGDHVKFRAITPEEFARQEARS
- a CDS encoding cytochrome c biogenesis protein ResB; translation: MSPVVRQFRDFFVSLKLTVVLLALSIVLIFWATLAQVQLGIWGVQEKFFHAFFVLEKIPGTGIPVPVFPGGYFLGGLLLINLVAAHIYRFRLEWKKAGIQLTHLGLILLLLGELFTSLLQVESNMRLDEGETRHYSESYRTNELAILDTTSPDYNEVVAIPEAVLSDGGAIQHPKLPFQVRIRDYYPNAALQMRDQVPNAAPALATAGIGPRIAVIPLPLTYKQDERNAPAANIEFVGPEGTLGTWLVSPLLGMPQKFDYAGRTWEFSLRFKRYYHPFAVTLLKFTHEVYAGTEIPKNFSSRIRLQTDDARQDREVLIYMNNPLRHAGLTFYQAGFDNDDKTTILQVVRNPSWVLPYVSCIMMGLGLLIQFGFHLTGFMRKRSQS